A window of Salvia splendens isolate huo1 unplaced genomic scaffold, SspV2 ctg271, whole genome shotgun sequence genomic DNA:
CGAAGTCCAGTCGCACTACCCGATTTTAGTAGATCATGAAATTTGTGTTTGATGTTGGCGTGCCTTTTACTGTTTTATCGAAATATGATGGACCGATCACGAGTATGTGGTGGCAATGGTGCATTCAGAATACTAGGTGACATCTTCCTTCAATAATTACCTCAGGGAAGCCGatagtaatagtagtatttgaCTACAGGCAATAGTAGTGTTATATTCTATTAGATTGAAAACATGTATTTATTTCCACGAATTACAGCCATCCCTATAGTGTTTGTGTTAATGTTGACGTAATAGTTGGACAAAATTATACATGCAATGTATCATTATTACTATATAATGCATTCATTTTGTGCGGTAATGTAGCGTATATCTCTTACAATGCATCTTTTGCTTAACCTACCAAATGTCATACTGTTTCGTGTTCACACGCAGTTAGGGTTGTGCCTGCCTGTTCTGATCAATTAAAGCTTGTTGTTggtcagaggttccaatcaTTAGAGTTTGCAATCGCGTTTTATGATGTGTATGCTAGGGCAGTTGGGTTTGACACGCGCAAACAAGGTGTGAGGAAGGTGGACGAAGTTACAACGTGGTATTACGTCGTATGCAATAGGGAGGGCCATAAGAAGTCCATCGACGATGACCAGTTGAATGCACGTTCCGGTTTCTCAATGAAGCGCCGACGCTTATCGAAGAGATGTTGCTGTAAAGCTAGTATTTCCTTCAAGTATTTCTCTGATAATGGACATCCAGGTTATATGGTACATGATTTCAATGAGGTTCATAACCATGAGATCGTTGAGTCCGAGCACCAGCAGTTTATGACTGTGAACCGTCATTTGGATGACGTTCATCAGAAATTCATACTTGATTGTTCAAAAGTGAATATTGGACCCACATTGACATTTAAGGTATTGAAAGAAACTCTCGGTGGCTTTGACCTCGTTGGTTGTACGGTCGGTGACATCAGGAATGCGTCACGCGACATTAAAGCATATGCGCATGGGTTCGATGTGCAAATGGTATTGGACGACATGGCGAAAAAGAATGAGATGTCTGAGTCGTACACATATCATTATGAGGTTAATGAAAACAACCAGTTGGTTGCGTTGTTTTGGTGTGACGGCTTAATGAAAAGGAATTACCATATGTTCGGTGACATTGTAGCCTTTGACACCACCTATAACACAAACAGGTATATATGGTTCTGCTATAGTAAGTGCATTATAAATACGTTTGCATTCATTATATTAGTATAACAGTTGCATTATGCAGATTAGATTTTCTGTTATTTGTTAATTATATCAAGTGCATTAAAAGTACATATTCGTACATTATGATTCTGTTATTGATTCATTATGTTTTCGTTGGATTAATTGGATGACACGCAAACGATTGTTTATGTAGGTATTGCATGATATTCTGTCCTTTCACGGGAAAGCACAATCATGGAAGCCCTGTAACCTTTGCGGCTGGCTTGTTATGCAATGAGAAAACAGGGGCGTTCGGATGGTTGTTTAGACGTTTTGTTGAATGCATGGACATAGCACCGAAGATGATCGTGACAGATCAAGACAATGGAATAAGATCAGGCATCGAAGAGGTTCTGGTTGGCACGCGCCACCGATGGTGTATGTGGCACATAATGCACAAGTTGTCCACCAAGATCCCAAATAGGTTGCTCAGGGATGAAGCTTTCAAGAAGGAATTCAATGCATGCGTTTGGTCTGATCTGCTTGAGCCTGACGAATTTGAAGAGGAGTGGAAAAGAGTGGTGGAAAGTCATGGGTTGGAAGACTTTGACTGATTTAACTCATTGTACGAACACATGCATTTCTGGATACCGGCGTATTTTAGAGATTTTCCACTGGGTTCGATGATTAGGACAACATCCATCTCCGAATCGGAGAACAGTTTCTACAAAAGATTTCTGAAGCCCCGTGCGAACATAGCCGAGTTCTACATGAATTTCAACCATGCTGTTGAGTTTCAGCGTAACAGTAGGATGGCGTTAGACTACCACGATGCCACTACTTTGCCCATTTTGGCAACTACATTGCCGTTTGAGAAACATGCTTCGACGCTTTACACGGATACGATGTTCAGGAAAATACAGGAAGAAATCGTTGAGGGTAATGATAGATGTCGCGTGCTAGGATTTTCTTCGACTGAATTTGTTGACACCTACAAGCTTGGGGATAGCAATCGCAAATCGTATGTGGTGACTCATGATAGGAGTGTTGAGTCATATTATTGCGAATGCAAACTATTTGGTAGGCATGGATATTTgtgcatatatatttttttcattttcaggaACAATGAGTTGAAGAAAATACCAGAAAAATACTGCCAAAGTAGATGGATGAAGACTCCGCTAGCCAAGGCGGTCCATGGGGAAATCCATGATGACATTCCTACCAGATCTGTTGTTGACGATAGGCAAACAGTGTCAAAGCAATGCATTTCTATGTTCTATGGTTTCCTCCGGCGGTTTGAGGAAGACATTGATTTGCTACGGGCATTTGTAGGGGGCGTTGAAGAACATGGTAAATCTCTGCAAGCTGGGAATCCGACAACGTCAGCAATTGAAAAAAGGCGAATGATTGAAGAGTTCTATGGCATGGCGGCCTGAAGTTGTGGAGGTTCATCCTCCAGATGTGGTCAAGACCAAGGGGCATGCTAGCAGCTCAAAGAGCCGACTGATTTCGAAAAGGGAAAAGGCTCTAAAGGATGCTAGTCGGCCTCAAAGACGGTGTAAGGCTTGCGATGAGATGAGCCACCATGACTCCAGAAATTGTCATAGACTTAAAGAAATGGAGATGGAGAAAGAGTTGGGGAAGGGCAAGAGTACGATGTGATGTAATTTATGGATTTATGTACCCggattatttttcttatatgaCTCTATATTATCTTATTCTTTTCGTTTGTGACATGTCTTTGTTGCATCAGAATTAACTAAACTCaggaattacaattttattgaaagaCACTGTGCACATTAGCCATCTGCAATTTCATCTTGGCCCAAGTACCTACAAATGTATTTATGGTTCCAAATAATGTTGTAATTTTAAATACATGATGAACTAAAATAACGTAATAATGCATATGATAAGTACTTATATTTAGCACCGAGTACAGAAGACCCGTTATGAAAAaaacataatgcattaaaaagtCCCTCTAATGTAAATatcaaaccaaataatgcacacaatatAATGAATGATAAATAGAAAATTGGTTACCAATTTCATCTTGGCCCAAGTACCTACAAATGTATTTCTGGTTCCAAATAATGATGTAATTTTAAACACATGATGAACTAAAATAACGTAATAATGCATATGATAGTACTTATATTCAGCACCGAGTACAGAAGACCCGTTATGGTAAaacataatgtattaaaaaGTACCTATAATGTAAATatcaaaccaaataatgcacacaatatAATGATACATCTGAATATAATGCATGATAAATGGAAAATAATGCACATAGTAACACATATAATGATACAGCTGAATATTTCGTGAGGAATGCAGAATGCTATTCATGATGCTTGGTTGACTTTGACGTCTATACATTCCTTATATGTGGATTGCTTGGTTGTTAGTTACCAAGAAAATCATCTTGCAACTTAGGTGTATTATATTCCAATTATTGTTCATCTTAAAAAAATTTTACGACTGTGAATGCATTAATATGAACTTATTTGATATTATTATGCAGCGATGTCTTGATATTTTGTACAAGATATAAAAACACATAACACTGGGACAGGCCTTTGTGTCCAAAAATCCATACTAATAGACGTTCGAAGAACTGTACATTACAAAAAAGAAGATAACGATAAAATTCAAAAGTTTGCTTAAACGATGCCATTGCTTCTCCCACCAACAGTTGTATAATGCATACCACACCTCACTCAAGACCGTATAGGTCGACCCAATTCTCAAAGTTGAAATTTTTCAGCT
This region includes:
- the LOC121789539 gene encoding protein FAR1-RELATED SEQUENCE 5-like → MEEVRVVPACSDQLKLVVGQRFQSLEFAIAFYDVYARAVGFDTRKQGVRKVDEVTTWYYVVCNREGHKKSIDDDQLNARSGFSMKRRRLSKRCCCKASISFKYFSDNGHPGYMVHDFNEVHNHEIVESEHQQFMTVNRHLDDVHQKFILDCSKVNIGPTLTFKVLKETLGGFDLVGCTVGDIRNASRDIKAYAHGFDVQMVLDDMAKKNEMSESYTYHYEVNENNQLVALFWCDGLMKRNYHMFGDIVAFDTTYNTNRYCMIFCPFTGKHNHGSPVTFAAGLLCNEKTGAFGWLFRRFVECMDIAPKMIVTDQDNGIRSGIEEVLVGTRHRWCMWHIMHKLSTKIPNRLLRDEAFKKEFNACVWSDLLEPDEFEEEWKRVVESHGLEDFD